One Mangrovimonas cancribranchiae DNA segment encodes these proteins:
- a CDS encoding DUF349 domain-containing protein, with protein sequence MSTEKDNLPQADGEENNKTTITPENDVETTAETPQETEANNKASNDDDKAISEIDESNAKDAEDDDSNESIEMKAYEKMSLEELVDELEKLVKNEKIQAIKQHVYEIRKEFKSHFNALVEEKKEEFLENGGNEIDFHYSNPLQKRFNEAYSIYKEKRNSHYNNLQKNLKENLAERLSIIEEIKGLLNVEENINTTYKHFKDLQERWRNAGAIPRDKYNNTWNTYHHHVENFYDFLHLNRDLRDLDFKHNLEKKIKIIEHAEALAQEEDVNHAFRELQVLHKMWKEELGPVAKEYREEIWQRFKNATKTIHDKRQIYFNELDKIYEKNLEKKQDIIDQIKAISDTGATSHNGWQKSIKEVEALREAFFNAGKVPIKVNEATWAKFKDVVRTFNRKKNAFYKNLKKEQYKNLEKKRELVKIAEDNKDSEDFETTTPLMKKIQSDWKKIGHVPRKDSDKIWKQFKAACNHYFDKFHTSRNKASEEELDNFNKKSELLQEIKGLKVADKETDLPVIKDYVEKWKALGNVPRNKRNIEKELNKTLDGFFKTLGLNPSEAELIKFDKKLEVLNNHQDSRHLDNERVFISKKIKEIKGEITQLENNLQFFTNVDDDNPLVKDVHKNIQKHKDELSLWKTKLQKIKKLY encoded by the coding sequence ATGTCAACAGAGAAAGATAACCTGCCACAAGCAGACGGAGAAGAAAACAACAAAACAACTATTACACCAGAAAACGACGTAGAAACTACTGCCGAGACACCACAAGAAACCGAAGCTAATAATAAAGCTTCGAATGATGATGATAAAGCCATTTCAGAAATAGATGAGTCCAACGCCAAAGATGCAGAAGACGACGATTCTAACGAATCTATTGAAATGAAAGCGTATGAAAAAATGTCGTTAGAAGAATTGGTTGACGAATTAGAAAAGCTTGTTAAAAACGAAAAAATTCAAGCCATTAAGCAACACGTGTATGAAATTAGGAAAGAATTTAAATCTCATTTCAATGCTCTTGTTGAAGAAAAGAAAGAAGAATTTCTAGAAAATGGTGGCAACGAAATAGACTTCCATTATTCCAATCCACTACAAAAACGCTTCAACGAGGCGTATAGCATTTACAAAGAAAAGCGTAATTCGCACTACAATAATTTACAAAAAAACTTAAAAGAAAATTTAGCAGAACGCCTTTCAATTATAGAAGAAATAAAAGGGTTGTTAAATGTTGAAGAAAACATAAATACCACATACAAACACTTTAAAGACTTACAAGAACGCTGGCGAAATGCTGGTGCAATTCCTAGAGACAAATACAATAATACGTGGAATACGTACCATCATCATGTTGAGAATTTTTACGACTTCCTTCATCTAAATAGAGATTTACGCGATTTAGACTTTAAACATAATCTGGAGAAGAAAATAAAAATCATAGAACACGCCGAAGCTTTAGCACAAGAGGAAGACGTTAACCATGCCTTTAGAGAGTTACAAGTTTTGCACAAAATGTGGAAAGAAGAATTAGGTCCAGTTGCCAAAGAATATCGCGAAGAAATTTGGCAACGTTTTAAAAATGCCACCAAAACAATTCATGATAAAAGACAGATTTACTTTAATGAATTAGATAAGATCTACGAAAAGAACCTTGAGAAAAAACAGGACATAATAGATCAAATTAAAGCAATAAGCGATACCGGAGCAACATCGCACAATGGTTGGCAAAAAAGTATTAAAGAAGTTGAAGCCTTAAGAGAAGCTTTTTTTAATGCAGGAAAAGTACCTATAAAAGTTAACGAAGCCACATGGGCAAAATTTAAAGATGTTGTAAGAACGTTTAATAGAAAGAAAAACGCCTTCTATAAAAACCTTAAAAAGGAACAATATAAAAACCTTGAAAAGAAACGAGAGCTCGTTAAAATAGCCGAAGACAACAAGGATAGCGAGGACTTTGAAACCACGACGCCTTTAATGAAAAAGATACAAAGCGACTGGAAAAAAATAGGTCACGTTCCTAGAAAAGATAGCGATAAAATCTGGAAACAATTTAAAGCCGCTTGTAATCATTATTTTGACAAGTTTCACACTTCAAGAAATAAAGCTAGTGAAGAAGAGCTTGATAATTTCAATAAAAAATCGGAGTTACTACAGGAAATTAAAGGTTTAAAAGTAGCCGATAAAGAAACCGATTTACCTGTAATAAAAGACTATGTTGAAAAATGGAAAGCTTTAGGTAATGTTCCTAGAAATAAACGCAACATAGAAAAAGAGTTAAACAAAACTCTAGATGGTTTTTTTAAAACACTTGGCTTAAACCCATCTGAAGCAGAGCTTATTAAATTTGATAAAAAATTAGAAGTTCTAAACAACCATCAAGACTCTAGACACCTTGATAATGAAAGAGTGTTTATTTCTAAGAAAATTAAGGAAATTAAAGGCGAAATCACCCAATTAGAAAACAACCTCCAGTTTTTCACTAATGTTGATGATGACAACCCTCTGGTTAAAGATGTTCATAAAAACATTCAAAAACATAAAGATGAACTTAGTTTATGGAAAACAAAACTTCAGAAAATTAAGAAACTATACTAG
- a CDS encoding DUF5606 domain-containing protein codes for MGLEKVLAISGKPGLYKLVAQTRTGFVAESLVDKRRISVNIHQNVSLLSEIAIYTLTEEKPLQDVFTLIKEKENGEQTAIGHKESKDKLEEYFFNILPDYDEDRVYASDIKKVIQWYNLLQKHDLLDFEEEVSTSDEEE; via the coding sequence ATGGGATTAGAAAAAGTTTTAGCTATATCAGGAAAACCGGGATTGTATAAATTAGTAGCACAAACAAGAACAGGGTTTGTAGCAGAATCTTTGGTAGATAAAAGAAGAATTTCTGTAAATATTCATCAAAATGTTAGCCTATTAAGCGAAATAGCTATTTACACGTTAACTGAAGAAAAGCCACTTCAAGATGTTTTTACTTTAATAAAAGAAAAAGAAAATGGCGAGCAAACAGCTATAGGTCATAAAGAAAGTAAAGACAAATTAGAAGAGTACTTTTTCAATATTTTACCAGATTATGATGAAGATCGTGTGTATGCTAGTGATATTAAAAAAGTAATACAATGGTATAACTTACTTCAAAAACATGACTTGTTAGATTTTGAAGAAGAAGTTTCAACTTCAGATGAAGAAGAATAA
- the aroE gene encoding shikimate dehydrogenase (AroE; catalyzes the conversion of shikimate to 3-dehydroshikimate), giving the protein MDKKLEKSMDKFGLIGKNIAYSFSKAYFKKKFEKQAIHASYENFDIDNIEKFPHIITKTQGLKGLNVTIPYKEAIIPFLDKLDKKAKKIGAVNTIKITSKGNLKGYNTDYYGFKKSLKPLLKPHHKRALILGTGGASKAIEQALKKLDIDYMFVSRTPSNKGVFTYNALTKELVSDYQIIINCTPLGTFPNVEDCPKIPYNAITTGHILYDLIYNPEETTFLKLGRKKGAITINGLKMLQLQADKAWTIWNK; this is encoded by the coding sequence ATGGACAAAAAACTAGAAAAATCAATGGATAAATTTGGACTTATAGGAAAGAATATTGCTTACTCATTTTCTAAAGCTTACTTTAAAAAAAAGTTTGAAAAACAAGCCATCCATGCTTCTTATGAAAATTTCGATATTGATAACATTGAAAAATTCCCGCATATTATAACCAAAACTCAAGGACTTAAAGGCTTAAATGTTACCATTCCATATAAAGAAGCTATCATTCCTTTTTTAGATAAACTTGACAAAAAAGCAAAAAAAATTGGAGCTGTAAACACTATAAAAATTACTTCAAAAGGAAACTTAAAAGGCTATAACACCGATTATTATGGTTTTAAAAAATCTTTAAAACCGCTTTTAAAACCACATCATAAAAGAGCGTTGATTTTAGGAACTGGTGGTGCCAGCAAAGCTATAGAACAGGCATTAAAAAAACTTGATATAGATTACATGTTTGTATCAAGAACCCCTTCAAATAAAGGCGTCTTTACATACAATGCTTTAACCAAAGAACTGGTTAGCGATTACCAAATTATTATAAACTGCACACCTTTAGGCACATTCCCAAATGTAGAAGACTGCCCTAAAATACCATACAATGCCATTACAACAGGGCATATTTTATACGATTTAATTTATAACCCTGAAGAAACAACATTTCTAAAACTTGGACGTAAAAAAGGAGCTATTACAATAAATGGTCTAAAAATGCTGCAACTTCAAGCAGATAAAGCCTGGACAATTTGGAATAAATAA
- the def gene encoding peptide deformylase, with protein MILPIVAYGDPVLKKKAKDIPSDYPKLSELLDNMYETMEGAYGVGLAAPQIGLPIRIFILDTAPFAEDSELPEEEQAFLKTFRRTFINAKITKEEGDEWAFNEGCLSIPDVREDVFRKPKITIEYFDENFNKHVETFEGLAARVIQHEYDHIEGILFTDKLSSLKKRLIKGKLNNISKGKINVDYRMRFPNQKKRR; from the coding sequence ATGATTTTACCAATTGTTGCTTACGGCGATCCAGTACTAAAAAAGAAAGCCAAAGATATTCCTAGTGACTACCCAAAATTAAGCGAGTTGTTAGATAATATGTATGAAACTATGGAAGGCGCTTATGGTGTTGGATTAGCCGCGCCTCAAATAGGATTGCCCATTAGAATTTTTATATTAGATACAGCACCTTTTGCCGAAGACAGTGAATTGCCCGAAGAAGAGCAGGCTTTTTTAAAAACATTTAGAAGAACATTTATAAACGCCAAAATTACTAAAGAAGAAGGAGACGAGTGGGCGTTTAACGAAGGGTGTTTAAGTATTCCAGATGTTAGAGAAGATGTGTTTAGAAAACCTAAAATAACAATTGAATACTTTGATGAAAACTTTAACAAGCATGTTGAAACATTCGAAGGACTAGCGGCAAGAGTCATTCAGCATGAATACGATCATATTGAAGGTATTTTATTTACCGACAAGCTATCTAGTTTAAAAAAGCGCTTAATAAAAGGAAAGCTTAATAATATTTCAAAAGGGAAAATCAACGTTGATTATAGAATGCGTTTCCCTAACCAAAAAAAGAGACGATAA
- the ruvX gene encoding Holliday junction resolvase RuvX, with product MGRILAIDFGAKRTGIAVTDELQIIASGLTTVNTKELLAFLKAYISKEKVELFVVGEPKQLNNQASESEVLILPFLKKLEAEIPSIPIKRIDERFTSKMAFQTMIDSGLSKKQRRNKALVDEISATIILQSYLASK from the coding sequence ATGGGAAGAATTTTAGCAATAGATTTTGGTGCCAAAAGAACAGGAATAGCTGTTACCGATGAATTACAAATTATAGCCTCTGGATTAACAACGGTAAACACAAAAGAGTTGTTGGCGTTTTTAAAAGCGTATATTTCAAAAGAAAAAGTAGAACTTTTTGTAGTTGGAGAGCCTAAACAGCTAAATAACCAAGCTTCTGAAAGTGAGGTATTAATTTTACCTTTTTTAAAGAAACTTGAAGCTGAAATTCCTAGTATCCCTATAAAGCGCATCGATGAACGATTTACCTCTAAAATGGCATTTCAAACCATGATAGATAGTGGCTTATCTAAAAAACAGCGTCGTAATAAAGCTTTGGTCGATGAAATTAGTGCGACTATCATTTTACAAAGCTATTTAGCTAGTAAATAA
- the mazG gene encoding nucleoside triphosphate pyrophosphohydrolase, which yields MNSRAEQLKGFERLLDIMDDLREQCPWDKKQTMETLRHLTIEETYELGDAILDNDLNEVKKELGDILLHIVFYSKIGSEANDFDIADVCNSICDKLIERHPHIYGDVTVENEEDVKRNWENIKLKEGRKSVLEGVPKSLPALVKANRIQDKVAGVGFDWEEPNQVWEKVEEELNEFKEEVQNGDKNAMENEFGDVMFSLVNYARFLGINPENALERTNKKFSNRFQYLETKSKEINKSLSDMTLNEMNVFWEEAKKK from the coding sequence ATGAATTCTAGAGCAGAGCAATTAAAAGGGTTTGAACGTTTGTTAGACATTATGGACGATTTACGAGAACAATGCCCTTGGGATAAAAAGCAAACTATGGAAACATTACGTCATTTAACCATAGAGGAAACCTACGAGTTAGGCGATGCTATTTTAGATAACGATTTAAATGAAGTGAAAAAGGAGTTAGGCGATATTTTATTACACATTGTGTTTTATTCTAAAATAGGTAGTGAAGCCAACGACTTTGATATCGCTGACGTTTGTAATAGTATTTGTGATAAATTAATAGAAAGACACCCGCATATTTATGGCGATGTTACTGTAGAAAACGAAGAAGACGTTAAGCGAAATTGGGAAAATATTAAGCTAAAAGAAGGTAGAAAAAGTGTACTAGAAGGAGTGCCAAAAAGTTTGCCTGCTTTGGTAAAAGCAAACAGAATTCAAGATAAAGTAGCAGGCGTAGGTTTTGATTGGGAAGAACCTAATCAAGTCTGGGAAAAAGTAGAAGAGGAGCTAAACGAGTTTAAAGAAGAAGTGCAGAATGGCGATAAAAACGCTATGGAAAACGAGTTTGGAGATGTAATGTTTTCTTTGGTGAATTATGCTAGATTTTTAGGTATAAACCCCGAAAATGCTTTAGAAAGAACTAATAAGAAGTTTTCAAACAGATTTCAGTATTTAGAAACTAAATCTAAGGAAATAAACAAGTCTTTAAGCGACATGACCTTGAATGAAATGAATGTGTTTTGGGAGGAAGCGAAAAAAAAGTAA